The following coding sequences are from one Sesamum indicum cultivar Zhongzhi No. 13 linkage group LG11, S_indicum_v1.0, whole genome shotgun sequence window:
- the LOC105173781 gene encoding uncharacterized protein LOC105173781, producing NAQLFGLLSDLLQQVESLTNQEEVELRAKIETLGLEVRKLPSKSAQHLNEMEIAKELDKLSAKLDDVDELISSTMAEDPQVRTLLSTTADVWMPVITATSDERRNFTSVAGENCLDVKGKGSQKQ from the exons AACGCCCAGCTCTTTGGGCTACTCTCCGATCTCCTCCAACAG GTGGAATCATTAACCAATCAAGAAGAAGTTGAGTTGCGTGCCAAGATTGAAACCCTGGGGTTGGAGGTCAGGAAACTTCCTTCGAAATCTGCTCAACATCTGAATGAG ATGGAGATAGCAAAGGAATTGGACAAATTATCTGCAAAGCTTGATGACGTCGATGAGCTAATATCCTCAACAATGGCTGAAGACCCACAGGTCAGGACTCTTTTAAGCACTACAGCCGATGTCTGGATGCCAGTTATTACTGCGACTTCTGATGAAAGGCGTAATTTTACCTCTGTGGCTGGAGAAAACTGCCTAGATGTCAAAGGGAAAGGCTCTCAGAAGCAATAG
- the LOC105173378 gene encoding uncharacterized protein LOC105173378, whose amino-acid sequence MSNIVFRFFSSSPDHQTMASLRTSLLTSHAIGALRRPSAGVQPPSVTFITPALPNLQKLRLTNEIREQVKESWHPLYASSTNPSEGSDDTKTSNTAQGPPFLTILAGLVVFLIICWLIGSILMWLIGLVVHPPQLK is encoded by the exons ATGTCAAATATCGTATTtcgtttcttttcttcatctcCTGACCACCAAACTATGGCATCTCTGCGAACTTCTCTACTCACCTCCCACGCAATCGGAGCCCTTCGCCGTCCCTCCGCCGGAGTTCAACCTCCCTCCGTCACCTTTATTACTCCTGCCCTCCCTAATTTGCAGAAACTAAg GTTAACGAACGAAATAAGGGAGCAAGTGAAAGAGAGTTGGCATCCTTTATATGCATCATCCACAAATCCTTCAGAGGGATCAGACGACACGAAAACCAGTAATACTGCCCAAGGCCCTCCGTTCCTCACCATTTTGGCTGGTCTGGTAGTTTTCTTGATCATATGTTGGCTCATTGGATCCATACTGATGTGGCTTATTGGGTTAGTAGTCCATCCACCTCAGTTGAAATGA